One window from the genome of Pseudonocardia hierapolitana encodes:
- a CDS encoding pyridoxamine 5'-phosphate oxidase family protein — protein sequence MSLSDTQAAGMPQGDVRLLGTPTAQRLLNDSTLMARLAYTAKDGAPRLIPMNFLWNGDEVVMAAFADTYKVRDLRARPEVAITIDIADSPPQALMLRGKVTLAEVEGVLPEYATIQRAGLGEEAGSAYVAAIDKPGLRMVRIALRPAWVGVLDFQERFPVLTPEPVLAALGAGR from the coding sequence ATGAGCCTCTCCGACACCCAGGCGGCGGGCATGCCGCAGGGCGATGTGCGACTGCTGGGCACCCCCACGGCGCAGCGCCTGCTGAACGACAGCACTCTGATGGCGCGACTGGCCTACACCGCCAAGGACGGCGCGCCCCGGCTGATTCCGATGAACTTCCTGTGGAACGGCGACGAGGTGGTCATGGCCGCGTTCGCCGACACCTACAAGGTCCGCGACCTGCGGGCCCGCCCCGAGGTGGCGATCACCATCGACATCGCCGACAGCCCCCCACAGGCGCTGATGCTGCGCGGGAAGGTCACCCTGGCCGAGGTCGAGGGCGTCCTGCCCGAGTACGCCACCATCCAGCGCGCCGGGCTGGGCGAGGAGGCGGGCAGCGCCTACGTGGCGGCGATCGACAAGCCCGGACTGCGGATGGTCCGGATCGCCCTGCGCCCGGCCTGGGTCGGCGTCCTGGACTTCCAGGAGCGGTTCCCGGTCCTCACGCCCGAACCCGTTCTCGCGGCTCTCGGTGCCGGCCGGTAG
- a CDS encoding winged helix-turn-helix transcriptional regulator: MRSYGDPCGVARGLDVIGERWALLVVRDLLLGPKRFNDLHAGLPGVSPNVLNQRLRELTEHGIVQRRDLPPPARVRLYELTDRGRSLEPVLLHLGRWGSQAPTTPDGALGIDSILLSIKASFDPVRATGSGCVYELCIDADTYCVEVTDDSLHISRDTAPRPPDATLVTTLDTLRAISDHRITLAAASDSGSLHLDGAEHAKQGLTGLLLATFDPSPHATDVPRR; encoded by the coding sequence ATGCGCAGCTATGGAGACCCATGCGGGGTCGCCCGTGGCCTGGACGTCATCGGCGAACGCTGGGCCCTGCTGGTCGTGCGCGACCTGCTGCTGGGCCCCAAACGCTTCAACGACCTGCACGCCGGCCTGCCGGGCGTCAGCCCCAACGTGCTCAACCAGCGGTTACGCGAACTGACCGAGCACGGCATCGTGCAACGCCGCGACCTTCCGCCTCCGGCCCGGGTTCGCCTCTACGAACTGACCGACCGGGGCCGTTCCCTGGAACCGGTCCTCCTCCACCTGGGCCGGTGGGGCAGCCAGGCCCCCACCACCCCCGACGGCGCCCTCGGCATCGACTCCATCCTGCTCAGCATCAAGGCGTCCTTCGACCCGGTGCGCGCCACCGGGTCGGGCTGCGTCTACGAGCTCTGCATCGACGCTGACACCTACTGCGTCGAGGTCACCGACGACTCGCTCCACATCAGCCGCGACACCGCCCCGAGGCCCCCTGACGCCACCCTCGTCACCACCCTCGACACCCTCCGCGCCATCAGTGACCACCGGATCACCCTGGCGGCGGCATCGGACTCGGGCTCACTGCACCTCGACGGCGCGGAACATGCCAAGCAGGGCCTCACAGGCCTGCTGCTGGCCACGTTCGACCCCTCACCCCACGCGACCGACGTGCCCCGCCGCTGA
- a CDS encoding LacI family DNA-binding transcriptional regulator, with protein MPPRRPTQRDIAERAGVSTATVSYVLSGRRGGAKPPPPETRERVLRAVAETGYQLDHAARSLRRQRTDVVAPSSRRWRHRAARSWCSTTTSSPAASTWSARTARAPAAPRSSG; from the coding sequence GTGCCGCCGCGCCGCCCCACCCAACGCGACATCGCCGAGCGCGCGGGCGTCTCCACCGCCACGGTCTCCTACGTGCTCTCCGGGCGGAGGGGAGGCGCGAAGCCGCCCCCTCCCGAGACGCGGGAGCGGGTGCTGCGGGCCGTCGCGGAGACCGGGTACCAGCTCGACCACGCCGCCCGCAGCCTGCGGCGGCAGCGCACGGACGTGGTGGCGCCGAGCTCGCGGCGCTGGCGGCACAGGGCTGCTCGCTCGTGGTGTTCGACGACGACATCGAGCCCGGCGGCTTCGACGTGGTCCGCCAGGACCGCGCGAGCGCCTGCCGCGCCGCGGTCGAGCGGCTGA
- a CDS encoding EamA family transporter: MGLGIAVLGVLVLATAMRRRTAEPNPPCPGARPGCMDEGAARSPRIPPPLGALLAAAAFGSAFVLIDLGGSGGTSPLWVAAGLQTGGLLGLLPIALAGPLVRLAVPRAALPVLLVAGLLAAAGDVALAIAFTRGDIAVVSVLASLDSAVSVLLARMVLRERLSLRQAGAVLAVLTGAVLLAAT; the protein is encoded by the coding sequence GTGGGCCTGGGGATCGCGGTGCTCGGCGTGCTGGTGCTCGCGACCGCGATGCGGCGGCGGACCGCGGAGCCGAACCCACCCTGCCCCGGCGCCCGTCCGGGCTGCATGGACGAGGGCGCCGCCCGATCGCCGCGGATCCCGCCGCCGCTGGGCGCACTGCTCGCTGCCGCGGCGTTCGGATCGGCGTTCGTTCTGATCGACCTGGGTGGCTCCGGCGGGACGTCACCGCTGTGGGTCGCGGCCGGACTGCAGACCGGTGGCCTGCTCGGCCTGCTGCCGATCGCGCTCGCCGGGCCCCTGGTGCGGCTGGCCGTGCCCCGTGCCGCTCTGCCCGTGCTGCTCGTCGCCGGGTTGTTGGCCGCGGCGGGCGACGTCGCACTGGCGATCGCGTTCACCCGGGGAGACATCGCCGTCGTCAGCGTGCTGGCCTCGCTGGACTCCGCGGTGAGCGTGCTGCTCGCGCGGATGGTTCTTCGCGAACGGCTCTCGCTGCGTCAGGCCGGTGCCGTGCTCGCCGTGCTCACCGGCGCGGTGCTGCTCGCCGCGACCTGA
- a CDS encoding DUF2243 domain-containing protein produces MDAPSDRTNPGHGQPAPASAPRPQRGRSVLVAFGIGVGIMAAIDEIVFHQILGWHHFYDRSTPQIGLLSDGLLHTAEIVVIVAALFALGDLRRRRALAPMSAWGGFFLGLGAFQLFDGIVDHKLLRVHQIRYGVDDLLAYDLAWNTAGAVLLLIGAALVWRARADSTRSSASHNR; encoded by the coding sequence GTGGACGCACCGAGCGACCGGACGAACCCCGGCCATGGGCAGCCCGCCCCGGCATCCGCACCACGACCACAACGCGGCCGGTCGGTACTGGTCGCATTCGGTATCGGGGTCGGGATCATGGCCGCGATCGACGAGATCGTGTTCCACCAGATCCTCGGCTGGCACCACTTCTACGACCGCTCCACCCCGCAGATCGGGCTGCTGTCGGACGGCTTGCTGCACACGGCCGAAATCGTCGTGATCGTTGCCGCGCTCTTCGCCCTCGGCGACCTCCGCCGCCGCCGCGCCCTCGCCCCGATGTCCGCCTGGGGCGGGTTCTTCCTCGGGCTCGGCGCGTTCCAGCTCTTCGACGGCATCGTCGACCACAAACTCCTCCGGGTCCACCAGATCCGCTACGGCGTCGACGACCTGCTCGCCTACGACCTCGCGTGGAACACCGCCGGCGCCGTCCTGCTGCTGATCGGCGCCGCGCTCGTGTGGCGGGCTCGCGCGGACAGCACCCGCTCGTCGGCCAGCCACAACCGCTGA
- a CDS encoding EamA family transporter has translation MVVAALLALTASIAYGSSDLAAGLAARLARPIAIAFWGHLAGTLAVGAIAWTVAGRPPLGGLAFGLLAGAVAAIGLVLFYGAMARGSVSIVAPLAASGAVVPVAVGLARGEVPGALG, from the coding sequence TTGGTAGTCGCGGCGCTGCTGGCACTGACCGCGAGCATCGCCTACGGGTCGAGCGACCTCGCGGCCGGGCTCGCCGCCCGTCTCGCCCGGCCGATCGCGATCGCGTTCTGGGGCCACCTCGCGGGAACGCTGGCCGTCGGTGCGATCGCGTGGACGGTGGCAGGCCGGCCACCGCTGGGCGGCCTGGCGTTCGGGCTGCTCGCGGGTGCGGTCGCGGCGATCGGACTGGTGTTGTTCTACGGGGCGATGGCCCGCGGTTCGGTGTCGATCGTGGCTCCCCTGGCCGCGTCCGGGGCAGTGGTCCCGGTCGCGGTGGGCCTGGCTCGCGGCGAGGTACCCGGCGCGCTCGGGTAG
- a CDS encoding dihydrofolate reductase family protein — MRKIIVTVWTTLDGFVAGPRDEMDWLLIDDQLQRYERELVEDSGSLLLGRITHADFAGYWPRAAQNPDETDEVRGYARRVDSMEKIVVSDSGNIAAWKNTRRLGRVDPDEIVELKRGHGGDIVIYGSLTVIRSLVELGLVDEFHLLVHPVFLRAGKALFEDGRPPERLELISAEPFGSGVVLMKYRPVDRTPATS; from the coding sequence ATGCGCAAGATCATTGTGACCGTGTGGACAACACTCGACGGATTCGTCGCCGGCCCGCGGGACGAGATGGACTGGTTGCTGATCGACGACCAGTTGCAGAGGTACGAGCGGGAACTGGTGGAGGACTCCGGCAGCCTGCTGCTGGGGCGGATCACGCACGCCGACTTCGCCGGCTACTGGCCCCGGGCCGCGCAGAACCCCGACGAGACGGATGAAGTGCGCGGGTACGCCCGACGGGTCGACAGCATGGAGAAGATCGTCGTCTCCGACTCGGGGAACATCGCGGCGTGGAAGAACACCCGCAGGCTCGGACGCGTCGACCCGGACGAGATCGTCGAACTCAAGCGCGGCCACGGCGGGGACATCGTGATCTACGGCAGCCTCACAGTGATCCGGTCCCTCGTCGAACTCGGGCTCGTCGACGAGTTCCATCTGCTGGTGCACCCCGTGTTCCTGCGGGCAGGCAAAGCTCTGTTCGAGGACGGCCGGCCACCGGAACGACTGGAGCTGATCTCCGCCGAGCCGTTCGGCTCAGGAGTCGTCCTGATGAAGTACCGGCCGGTCGACCGCACCCCCGCAACCTCCTGA
- a CDS encoding cytochrome c oxidase assembly protein, protein MPLTHDVHASGDADIAGWLLVALVVLVPSIAYCRAVRSRRVAGRNWSRLRTAGFVIGFVLVAAAVSPAMHALARRGPRGHVIQHLLLGMFAPLALVLAAPITLLLAVLPVACRGTVRRLLRSRVLHGLAHPATAAVLDVGGLYLLHLTPLYAITTTNALAHHVVNLHFLLAGCVFTWSIAGPDPAPRRPTITTRALVLVAAGAAHAYLAKLLYARAPGPPSHGPDQVRAAAQLMYYGGDLAELALAVALFAIWYRRTPVSGDAAGYPDSATEWAWRRRRCGRWCTGVRTRSGSRRRTSHASSIRTTRSSA, encoded by the coding sequence ATGCCGCTCACCCACGACGTCCATGCATCCGGTGACGCGGACATCGCCGGCTGGCTGCTGGTCGCGCTGGTCGTCCTGGTCCCGTCGATCGCATACTGCCGCGCGGTCCGTTCCCGCAGGGTCGCAGGCCGGAACTGGTCCCGCCTGCGCACGGCCGGCTTCGTCATCGGGTTCGTGCTGGTCGCGGCCGCCGTGTCCCCCGCCATGCACGCGCTCGCCCGGCGCGGCCCGCGCGGACACGTGATCCAGCACCTGCTGCTGGGCATGTTCGCGCCGCTCGCGCTCGTGCTCGCCGCTCCGATCACGTTGCTGCTCGCCGTACTCCCCGTGGCCTGCCGCGGCACGGTTCGGCGCCTCCTGCGCAGCCGGGTCCTGCACGGCCTCGCCCACCCGGCCACGGCGGCCGTCCTCGACGTGGGTGGGCTCTACCTGCTCCACCTGACCCCGCTGTACGCCATCACCACCACCAACGCCCTCGCCCACCACGTCGTGAACCTGCACTTCCTGCTCGCCGGCTGCGTGTTCACCTGGTCGATCGCCGGCCCCGACCCCGCACCTCGCCGCCCCACGATCACGACTCGCGCTCTGGTGCTCGTCGCGGCCGGCGCGGCGCACGCGTACCTCGCGAAGCTCCTCTACGCCCGAGCACCCGGACCTCCATCGCACGGGCCGGACCAGGTGCGGGCGGCCGCCCAGCTGATGTACTACGGCGGAGACCTCGCCGAGCTCGCACTCGCCGTCGCACTGTTCGCCATCTGGTATCGCCGCACCCCGGTTAGCGGGGATGCCGCGGGTTACCCGGACAGCGCGACCGAGTGGGCATGGAGGAGGCGCCGATGCGGGCGATGGTGTACCGGGGTCCGTACAAGATCCGGGTCGAGGAGAAGGACGTCCCACGCATCGAGCATCCGAACGACGCGATCGTCCGCGTGA
- a CDS encoding substrate-binding domain-containing protein translates to MVFDDDIEPGGFDVVRQDRASACRAAVERLIAAGHRRVAFLAHADEHGGALADVKVRSYTDGLVAHGIAVDPELVRPVADSRSDAYAAVRDLLRRPEPPTALLSATDRAAVDGIWAARDLGVAVPDQLAVIGIGNIPEGLMISPALTTVGAAALASPARSPAYSNASTPRPSSPGPSSPSRGS, encoded by the coding sequence GTGGTGTTCGACGACGACATCGAGCCCGGCGGCTTCGACGTGGTCCGCCAGGACCGCGCGAGCGCCTGCCGCGCCGCGGTCGAGCGGCTGATCGCCGCCGGCCACCGTCGCGTCGCCTTCCTCGCACACGCCGACGAGCACGGTGGCGCGCTGGCCGACGTCAAGGTGCGCAGCTACACCGACGGTCTCGTCGCCCACGGCATCGCGGTGGACCCGGAGCTGGTCCGCCCCGTCGCCGACTCGCGCTCCGACGCCTATGCCGCGGTCCGCGACCTCCTGCGCCGCCCGGAACCCCCGACCGCGCTGCTCTCGGCCACCGACCGGGCCGCGGTCGACGGCATCTGGGCGGCCCGCGACCTGGGTGTCGCCGTGCCCGACCAGCTCGCGGTCATCGGCATCGGCAACATCCCCGAAGGCCTGATGATCTCCCCCGCCCTCACCACGGTCGGCGCCGCCGCCCTGGCTTCTCCCGCGAGGTCGCCCGCCTATTCGAACGCCTCGACGCCGCGACCATCCTCCCCGGGACCGAGCTCTCCGAGCCGTGGGAGCTGA